TCCATTGATGCGAAGGACGCCCCCGAGGTGGAACGCATCATGATGGAAACTCTGGCGGACCTTGCGGAGAACGGCGTCCCCGCTCCGGCTGTGGAAGCGGCCCTCAATTCTCTGGAATTCATGCTGCGTGAAAACAATACCGGTTCCTTCCCCCGCGGACTTGCGGCCATGTTCCGCAGTCTGTCCGACTGGCTGTACGACGGCGACGCCTTTGCGCCCCTTGCCTGGGAAAAGCCTCTTGCCTCCATCAAGAAGCGTCTTGCCGGGAGCGAGCCCGTGTTTGAGAACGCCATACGCCGCTGGTTCCTCGACAATACGCACCGCGTCACCGTGCTGCTCACCCCGGACGTTTCCCTTGCCGCAGCCCGTCAGGCTGCGGAAGACGCGAAGCTGGAAGAGCTGCGCAGGGGCATGAGCGAAGAGGAACGTGCGAAGGTGGCGGATATTGCGCAGGCGCTTCGCGCCGCGCAGCAGACGCCCGATTCCGAGGAGGCGCTGAACACGGTGCCGAGCCTCGGCAAGGAGGATCTGCCGAAGAACAACGCCGTCATTCCCTGCGAGGTGGAGAGCTGCGGCACGCTTGACGTGGTGACCCATGCGCTCCACACCACGGGCATTCTTTATGCGCGGCTCGCCTTCGATCTTGCCGCCGTGCCCTCGCGCCTTCTGCCTCTGGTGCCGCTGTACGCCCGCGCGCTGACGGAACTCGGCACGAAGCGCCGCGACTATGTGGATCTCGGCTTTGAAATTTCCGCCCATACCGGCAGTCTGGGGGCCGGAGCCGTGGTGCTTCCGCGCGCCGCCGACGCCTCCGTGGTCTCCTTCCTTTCCGTATCCGGCAAATGCACGGCGGACAAGGTGGAGCGCATGGCCGCTCTCATGGAGGAAATTCTTTCCGAGCCTGATTTCGACAACCGCGAACGCTTCACGCAGATGGCCCTTGAGGAAAAGGCCCGCATGGAGCAGGCCGCCGTGCCCTCCGGGCATGTTCTGGTGAACACCCGTCTGAACGGCCGCCTTTCGACCGTGGGCCGCATTTCCGAGGAAATGAACGGCGTGAACGCGTTCTTTTATGTGCGCGACCTCATCCGCAGGCTGGAAGAAGACTGGGAGAGCGTGCGTGCCGATCTTGCGGAGCTGCACGGGCGCATCGTGCGCCGTGAGGGCGTGAAGCTCGACATGACGGCGGACGGGGCGCTGCTTGCCGGTGCGCGCGGCGTGCTGGAGAAGCTGGCGCGGAATCTGCCTTCCCGCCCCGCGGAGCGCTGCGCGGTGGAGCTTGCGGAACTTCCCGGAGCCGAACTTCTGAGCATCCCGGCGCAGGTGAACTATGTGGGCCTCGGCCTTTCCCTGAAGGGGACGGGGTACCGTTACAGCGGTTCGCAGGCGGTGATTCTGCGTCATCTGCGCATGGGGTATTTGTGGGACCGCGTGCGTGTGCAGGGCGGGGCCTACGGGTGCTTTGCCCGGTACGGCCGCTCCACCGGGGCCTTCACCTTCGCTTCCTACCGTGACCCCAATGTGGCGAATACCCTCAGGGTGTACCGGGAAACGGCGGACTACCTCGGCAACCTTTCCCTTTCCGAGGCGGACATCACCCGTGCGGTGGTGGGCGCCATAGGCGATGTGGATTCCTACATGCTTCCCGGCGCGAAGGGTTCCGCGGCGTTTTCCCGCTGGATGGCGGGAGAATCCGAAGAGGAACGTCAGCGCATCCGCGAGGAAATTCTCGCCACGCGTCTTGCCGATTTCCATGATTTCGCGCCCTATCTTGCTTCCGCGCTGGAAAAGGCCGTGCCCTGCGTGCTGGGCGGCAGTGATGCCGAGGCCGTGGCGGACGCCGAGGGCTGGACGAAAACGCGGATTCTGTAGACCGGTGCCGGGAGTACGTCATGAAGAATGAAAAGACCCGCGGCGTCATGCTGACCAGTTCCGCCGTGATACTGGGCCTTGCCGCCTTTGCCGCCGGTTTCGTATGCGGAAATCTGACGGCGGAATACAAGGATGCGGGGCGGGGCGTGCAGGTTCCCGTCGTCGCTTCTCCCGCAGTCGCTCCGGCAGCCGACGCGGCGGGGGACGAACATATACGGCACCTTCGGGAAGAGGCCATGGCGGAACCCGGCGATGCCGGACGCTGGACGAAGCTCGGCAACGCCTGCTTTGATGCGGGCGATGCCGAAGGCGCCATAGAAGCCTATCAGGCCTCCCTGCGGCTGGAACCCGGCAATGCCGACGTGCGCACGGATATGGGTTCCATGTACCGCTTGAAGGGCGAACCTCTGCGCGCCGTGGAAAGCTACGAACAGGCTCTGCGCGACATGCCCGGGCATAAGAACGCCGTGTTCAACAAGGGCGTGACGCTGCTGCTCGACCTGGAAAAGCCGGAAGAGGCCGTGGCCTTCTGGAATGCCGTACTTGCGGAAAATCCCGACTTCACCCTGTCCAGCGGCGAACCTCTGAAAAAGGTCATGCCCGCGCTTGCGGTGGATGCCGGGCTTCAGCTTGAAGCGCATGACCGGAAGGAAACGGCGCTGCGCGCCTATGCCGAGGCTCTGAAACTCGACGCCTCCTTCGCTCCCGCGCTCGTACACCGCGCGTGGCTGCTGGAGAACATGGGCCGCGCTTCCGAGGCCCTGCCTCTGTGGAAGCGCGTACTGGAGCTTCATCCCGACGCCACCGACCCTGCGGGCAGGCCTGTCCGCGACCGCATCAAGAAGTAATCATACGGGATTGTCATGTTTCCGTTTTCTTTTTCCCTGTTTCGCATGACGGCGGTGCTTCTGGCGCTTCTCTGGATGCCTGCGCCCCTTCATGCCGGGCCGGAAGAGGCGGCGGTGCTTGTGGCCGAGCCCGCTCCCGCCGTGGCCCTTCCCGAAGAAGTGCTCATCCGGGCGGATGTACAGCCTGCGCCGCCTCCCCCGCAGGAGAAGCGCTCCACGGCCTCGCGTCTGCCCGTGCTTTCCCTCCTTTCCATGCTGCCGGACGGAAAGGGTGCTCTGAGCGTGGAGGAGGCTTCCGACAGAATCCAGGAATTCACGCCTTATCATGTCGGTCCTCTGTCGCGCGAAACGGGTACGCTCTGGCTGCATCTCGATCTTGCCGACGTGCGGGACGAAGCGCCGCATACGCTGTGGCTGGATCTCGGTACGCAGGCGCCTTCCGGCGTATCGGTATGGCTTTCCTCCGACGGCAGAAACTGGAACGGCGCCCGGGCAGAAACGACGGGTGTGTATGAACTGACTTCTGCCGGAAGGCGGGGGCAGGTGCTCATACGCATGGACGGTCTGCCGGGCCTGTGGTTCCGCCCCGCGCTCTGTTCGCTGCCGGTGGTCATGCACTCTCCCGAAAGGCTGGCGCATGTCGTTTCCCTGGCATCGCTGGGACTTCTCGGCGCGCTCTGCCTGCTGCTCAGCCTCACCGAGCGCGGAGAAGGCAGATTCTGGACGGCGGTTCTCGCCTTTGCGGCTCTGGTACAGGGCCTCTGGGGCATTCCTTCCGCTTCTGCGGGAACCATGGGCGCAACTTCCTTTGCGGGCATGTTCGCAGCGGGAGTGGCGCTCTTCATGATGCCCCATGCGGGCAGAGTGCTCATGCGCACGCGCCTTGCCTCGCCTTTCGTGGATGTACTGTATCTTGTCTTCGCCCTGCCCGGAGCCTGCGCCGCCATCGTGCCGCTTCTGCCCGGCATGGCATGGACGGCAAGGCTGCTTTCCCTGTGGCCGCTGGCCGCGCTTCTTTACTTCGTGCCTGCGCTGCTGCTTGCTCTGCGCGGCGTGCAGGGAGGCGTGCCCTTCCTTTTCTCCTGCCTCTTCATGGGCGGCGGAGCCGCCGTTTCCCTGTGGGGCGTGGCGCACGGGCTGGAAAGTCCGTGGTGGGGCGTGAGCGTGCTGGCCGGGCAGGTCATCGGACTGCTCTTTCTTTCGTCCGCCGCGCCGCATAAGGAAGCCCTTGCCGGCGCGTCGTCTTCGGAACTCGACATTGCGGAACGTCGACTGCCGGAAGTCAGGGCCAATACCTATAGGGACAACAGCCTTGCGGCGCTGCGTCGTGCCTTCCGCGGAACGGTGGAGGAGCTCTTCGACGAGGCCTGCCGTCTGGATCAGGCGCTTACCAGGGCCGGAGTGGACAGAGAGAAGGTGGACATCATGACCCATGCCGACGGCATGGTGGCCGCCGCGCGCAGACTTTCCGAAAGTGCGCTCGACCTGCCCGCCGCAGCCATGCTGCCCGAAGCCTCCATGCAGGTGTTCGAGCTGCGTCAGGTCATACGGAAGGCCTTTGCTTCGGTGGCGGACGAGGCGGAAAAGAAGGGGCTCGGCCTTGCCTGGTATGTGGCTCCCCAGCTGGGGCAGAAGTTCCGGGGCGATGCCGCCCGCCTCACCGCGCTGCTTTCCCTGCTGCTCGCCGATTCCGTGCGTGCCGCCTTCAGGGGAGCGGTGAGTCTGCATGTGCGCCGCTCCGGCGCGAGTACCCATCCGGGGCATCTGCAGTTCACGGTGTCCGACAACGGAGAGGGACTTCCTCCGCGGGGCAGGCAGAGTATGCTTATTTCCCGCGCATGGGAACTTGCCGCCGCCCACGGGGGAGATCTGTTCATCGACAGCACTCCGCAGGGCATGGAGCTTACCTTCAGCATGGAATGCGCGGCCATGGAGGCCGACGGAGTGACGGAAAAATCCGTACCTTCCGCGGAAGGCGCGGAAGCGCCCCGGCCGGAGGCTCCGCTCGTCATTCTTGCTTCTCCCGACGGGCTGAGCCGTCAGATGTATGCCCATTATCTGGAGGACATGGGCTTCTGCCTGTGGGAAGCGCGCGATGCGGAGGAGGCGGCGTCGCTGTACGCCTCGGCTCCCGCCGCGCTGGTGGTGTTCGACGGCAATCTCGGCGAAGAGGACATGGTGCAGGCTCTTGCGGCCATACGCATGTTCGAGGGAGAGCAGGCCCTCTCCGCCGCGCCCTTCCTGCTTCTTGCCCGCGATGACATGCAGGCGGAACGCATCGCCAAGGCCGGCTGCGACGAGGCCCTTATTCTGCCCGTGGTGCGCAGGGATCTGCGCGCCATGGCGAGATGGCTCATTTCCCCGACGCCGGAGAGACCCGTACTGAGCGCGGACCGCATTACTCTGGCAGCCGTTCTGGCCGGAGCCCATTCCGGCAATGCGCGTATGCAGCGCAAAGCCGTGCGCAAGGCGGAACCTGCGCCGAAGCCCGCTTCCTCTCCCGAAATGGCGGCGGAGCCGCAGAACGCCGCAGCAAAGCCGGAGGAAGCCGCCGCTGCTGCCGCGGCGGAGCAGGGCGCGCTTTCGCTGCAGGGAGAGGGGTCCCGGGAAAGAAAGGGCGGAACGTGGCTTTCCTCGCTGTTCCATTCCCATACCCGCCCTGCGGAGACGCAGGAGCGCGCAAAAGACGCTGCGGACGGCGCGGAGCCGGAAGAGAACGCCGTGGCCGTCCCTGCGGCGGACACAGCGCGCGGGACGCCGGAAGAGGAAGTGGTGGATCTTCTCGCCGAAGAGGTGCTGGTGGAGGAGAGCGGCGTACAGGAACTGACCAGCGACGATCTTGCTCCGGCCGTGGAGAAGAGCGTTTCCTCCCCGGAGGACGGAGAGGAGGAGCTCATAGAACTGGATGTTTCCCTCATCCATGAGGAAGGAACGCCCGTATCTTCCTCACCGGAGGAGCCTGCCGCTCCCGGGCGGGAGGCGGAAGAGGTTCTGGAGGAGATGGAATCGCCTTCGGGACGGATCGTGGAAGGACTGAACCGTATTTCCGAGGCGCTCATTCACGGCGACGTGCAGGCCATACGGGCCGGTTCGCGCGAGCTTTCCGCCACGGCGGACAGGTACGGGATGCATACGCTGGCCGACATGGCCCGCTGTTTCCGGGCCGCATGGGAGGAGGGCGATGTGGAGGCCGCCGCGCAGATCGTGGAGGAAATGCGCGCCGAAGCCGCGCGTCTGCAACGGCCGTAACGGCATACGGACAGCGCAGAACATGCGTTGATGTCCGCGAAAAGGAACATTGCGCCCGGGCCGGGGAAGAAACGTGTTTTTTCTCCGTGTCCGGGCTTTTCATATGTCTTCGTTTAAAAGTTTCCTCTTCTGCG
Above is a window of Mailhella massiliensis DNA encoding:
- a CDS encoding insulinase family protein, with amino-acid sequence MNSHGFLLVREEKMHEVGGVVRLWKHEVTGAELLSVCNDDENKSFGVSFRTPPRDSTGVAHILEHSVLCGSDRYPVKEPFVELLKSSLQTFLNALTFPDKTCYPVASCNLQDFYNLIDVYLDAVFHPRIDENVLRQEGWHIETDSPDGVWQFKGVVFNEMKGVYSSPDSVLMEECQHAVFPDMLYSLDSGGDPAVIPTLTFEAFREFHAAYYHPSNARFFFWGDDAEEERLARIAGVLAPYERREVSSEVPLQARLSTPRLLEIPYAASEGEEADRAHVAVNWLLCESKDTEEMFVLNMLEHIISALPGSPLRKALMDSGLGEDISGCGLEGDLRQAYFSMGLRSIDAKDAPEVERIMMETLADLAENGVPAPAVEAALNSLEFMLRENNTGSFPRGLAAMFRSLSDWLYDGDAFAPLAWEKPLASIKKRLAGSEPVFENAIRRWFLDNTHRVTVLLTPDVSLAAARQAAEDAKLEELRRGMSEEERAKVADIAQALRAAQQTPDSEEALNTVPSLGKEDLPKNNAVIPCEVESCGTLDVVTHALHTTGILYARLAFDLAAVPSRLLPLVPLYARALTELGTKRRDYVDLGFEISAHTGSLGAGAVVLPRAADASVVSFLSVSGKCTADKVERMAALMEEILSEPDFDNRERFTQMALEEKARMEQAAVPSGHVLVNTRLNGRLSTVGRISEEMNGVNAFFYVRDLIRRLEEDWESVRADLAELHGRIVRREGVKLDMTADGALLAGARGVLEKLARNLPSRPAERCAVELAELPGAELLSIPAQVNYVGLGLSLKGTGYRYSGSQAVILRHLRMGYLWDRVRVQGGAYGCFARYGRSTGAFTFASYRDPNVANTLRVYRETADYLGNLSLSEADITRAVVGAIGDVDSYMLPGAKGSAAFSRWMAGESEEERQRIREEILATRLADFHDFAPYLASALEKAVPCVLGGSDAEAVADAEGWTKTRIL
- a CDS encoding tetratricopeptide repeat protein gives rise to the protein MKNEKTRGVMLTSSAVILGLAAFAAGFVCGNLTAEYKDAGRGVQVPVVASPAVAPAADAAGDEHIRHLREEAMAEPGDAGRWTKLGNACFDAGDAEGAIEAYQASLRLEPGNADVRTDMGSMYRLKGEPLRAVESYEQALRDMPGHKNAVFNKGVTLLLDLEKPEEAVAFWNAVLAENPDFTLSSGEPLKKVMPALAVDAGLQLEAHDRKETALRAYAEALKLDASFAPALVHRAWLLENMGRASEALPLWKRVLELHPDATDPAGRPVRDRIKK